From Gemmatimonas sp., one genomic window encodes:
- a CDS encoding efflux RND transporter permease subunit has product MLNHLIGWSLRNRVIVLAASAIMLVAGAITAYQMPVDVFPDLTAPTVTVLTEAHGMAPEEVEALVSFPIETAVNGSTGVRRVRSSTAQGISVVWVEFDWGTDIFRARQIVAEKLQVVANALPVGVAAPTLAPVSSVMGEIMMIGLTAPDSARRGTQAPVSMMDLRTIADWTIRRRLLAVPGIAQIIPIGGDVKQYQVIADPARMLSAGVTLDQVVRAAAGSNANAAGGVYMDKGQEYVIRGIGRVQSVADIANTVVAIRGGTPVIMSQVADVQVGMAPKYGDGSVNAKSAVVLAVQKQPGANTLELTRRIERELDAMQRALPPGVLIESQLFRQASFIAVSIENVLKALRDGGILVVVILFLFLWNARTTMISLVAIPLSLVVAIFAMKLFGISVNTMSLGGMAIAIGALVDDAIIDVENVFRRLKDNHHRPEGERRSSLRVVYDASREIRASIVKATLIIIVVFLPLFFLGGVEGRLLRPLGFAYVVSILASLLVAVTITPVLCAYLLPNARAVQSEEESALVRWLKRRYAPVLDYVLRIPRAVLTAAAVAVLLSAAAVPFLGSAFLPEFNEGALTVSVVTIPGTSLQESNAIGKLVEQILLAKAAVINTDRRQGRAELDEHAQGVNAAEIDVTLRNDVDKERLFAALRDEFAAIPGTNVTIGQPIGHRIDHMLSGTRANIAVKIFGPDLLQLRQIGGAVRDAMAVVPGVADLQLEQQMDVPQLHVRADRAALGRYGMTVGQLAEAIDVAFNGEAVSQVLEEGRSVDLVVRFPESARANADAIALVAFDTPSGQRVPLSQLATVAVTRGPNTISREDVQRKIVVQANVAGRDLGSTVSDIQRVVNEQVMLPVGYHVSYGGQFEAQAESTRTLSLLSLLSVAAIFLILYSEFRSARTAMLVMANLPLALIGGVLAVFVTSRVVSIASLVGFVTLFGIATRNGILLVSHYRQLLAEGAPFREAVVRGSMERLSPILMTALTAGLALIPLAMGGGEPGNELQTPMAIVILGGLLSATALNMLVLPALFWLFGDRTATPSPSFDGLTD; this is encoded by the coding sequence ATGCTGAATCATCTCATCGGCTGGTCGTTACGCAATCGCGTGATCGTGCTTGCGGCGTCGGCGATCATGCTGGTCGCGGGGGCAATCACCGCGTACCAGATGCCGGTCGACGTATTTCCCGACCTGACCGCGCCCACGGTGACCGTACTCACCGAGGCGCACGGTATGGCGCCGGAAGAGGTCGAAGCCTTGGTGTCGTTTCCTATCGAGACGGCGGTCAACGGCTCGACCGGTGTTCGTCGTGTGCGCTCATCCACCGCGCAGGGCATTTCGGTGGTCTGGGTCGAGTTCGACTGGGGCACCGACATCTTCCGCGCGCGACAGATCGTCGCGGAGAAACTGCAGGTAGTGGCCAACGCGCTGCCGGTTGGCGTTGCGGCACCCACCTTGGCGCCAGTCTCGTCGGTCATGGGCGAGATCATGATGATCGGCCTCACCGCACCCGATAGTGCCCGGCGAGGGACCCAAGCGCCGGTGTCGATGATGGACCTGCGCACCATCGCCGACTGGACGATTCGCCGCCGCCTGCTCGCGGTTCCGGGCATCGCGCAGATCATCCCGATCGGTGGCGACGTGAAGCAGTACCAGGTGATCGCCGATCCCGCGCGCATGCTCTCGGCCGGCGTCACGCTGGATCAGGTCGTGCGCGCTGCGGCTGGATCGAATGCCAACGCCGCCGGCGGCGTGTACATGGACAAAGGGCAGGAATATGTGATACGCGGGATCGGGCGCGTGCAGTCGGTCGCCGACATCGCAAACACGGTGGTCGCCATACGCGGGGGGACCCCGGTCATCATGTCGCAGGTGGCCGACGTGCAGGTTGGAATGGCACCGAAGTACGGTGATGGTTCGGTCAACGCGAAGTCCGCCGTGGTGTTGGCGGTACAGAAGCAGCCCGGTGCCAATACGCTCGAACTCACGCGGCGTATCGAGCGCGAACTCGACGCAATGCAGCGCGCCCTGCCTCCGGGTGTGCTCATCGAGTCGCAGCTGTTCCGGCAAGCCAGCTTCATCGCTGTCTCCATCGAGAACGTGCTGAAAGCGCTGCGCGACGGAGGAATCCTCGTGGTCGTCATCCTGTTCCTCTTTCTCTGGAACGCGCGGACTACGATGATCTCGCTCGTTGCCATTCCATTGTCATTGGTGGTGGCAATCTTCGCCATGAAGCTGTTCGGGATCAGTGTGAACACCATGTCGCTCGGTGGCATGGCCATCGCCATCGGCGCGCTGGTCGACGATGCCATCATCGATGTCGAGAATGTCTTCCGACGTTTGAAGGACAACCACCATCGTCCCGAGGGCGAGCGTCGCTCGTCGCTTCGTGTGGTGTACGATGCGTCGCGCGAGATCCGCGCCAGCATCGTGAAGGCCACGCTGATCATTATCGTCGTGTTCCTCCCCTTGTTCTTCCTGGGCGGCGTCGAAGGCCGCCTGCTGCGGCCGCTCGGGTTTGCGTACGTCGTGTCGATTCTCGCGTCATTGTTGGTCGCGGTAACGATCACTCCCGTGCTGTGTGCGTATCTGCTCCCGAACGCGAGGGCCGTACAATCGGAAGAGGAGAGCGCCCTCGTTCGGTGGCTGAAGCGGCGATATGCGCCGGTGCTCGACTACGTGTTGCGCATTCCACGGGCGGTACTCACCGCAGCGGCAGTGGCCGTACTACTCTCGGCGGCAGCCGTGCCGTTCCTGGGATCAGCCTTTCTTCCCGAATTCAACGAGGGAGCACTCACCGTCAGCGTGGTGACCATACCGGGCACGTCGCTTCAGGAATCGAACGCGATTGGTAAACTGGTCGAACAGATTCTGCTCGCCAAGGCGGCCGTCATCAACACGGATCGACGTCAGGGGCGAGCCGAATTGGACGAACACGCACAGGGAGTGAACGCCGCCGAAATTGACGTGACGCTGCGAAACGATGTCGACAAAGAGCGTCTCTTCGCGGCGCTGCGAGACGAGTTCGCGGCCATTCCCGGAACCAATGTCACGATTGGTCAGCCGATCGGACATCGCATCGACCACATGCTTTCGGGTACGCGGGCCAATATCGCCGTAAAGATCTTCGGCCCCGATCTCCTGCAGTTGCGGCAGATAGGCGGTGCGGTGCGAGACGCGATGGCTGTGGTGCCGGGGGTCGCCGACCTGCAGCTCGAGCAGCAAATGGATGTTCCGCAGCTGCACGTACGCGCCGATCGCGCGGCGCTGGGACGATACGGCATGACGGTGGGCCAACTGGCGGAAGCGATCGACGTTGCGTTCAACGGTGAAGCGGTCTCGCAGGTGCTGGAGGAAGGCCGCAGTGTCGACCTGGTCGTTCGCTTTCCTGAGAGCGCGCGGGCCAACGCCGACGCGATCGCGTTAGTCGCATTCGATACGCCGAGTGGTCAACGGGTCCCGCTGTCGCAGTTGGCCACGGTCGCCGTGACGCGAGGGCCGAACACGATCTCCCGGGAGGATGTGCAACGAAAGATCGTCGTGCAGGCGAACGTAGCGGGTCGCGATCTGGGTAGCACGGTGAGTGACATACAGCGCGTGGTCAACGAGCAGGTGATGCTACCGGTAGGGTATCACGTGAGCTACGGTGGTCAGTTCGAGGCCCAGGCTGAATCGACACGCACGCTGTCGCTGCTGTCGTTGCTATCGGTCGCGGCGATCTTCCTGATCTTGTACTCTGAATTCAGGTCCGCGCGCACCGCCATGCTCGTAATGGCCAATCTTCCGCTGGCATTGATTGGTGGCGTGCTCGCCGTTTTTGTGACCAGTCGTGTCGTGAGTATCGCATCGCTCGTAGGGTTCGTGACCCTGTTCGGCATCGCCACCCGCAATGGAATT